In the genome of Pangasianodon hypophthalmus isolate fPanHyp1 chromosome 23, fPanHyp1.pri, whole genome shotgun sequence, one region contains:
- the LOC128317276 gene encoding uncharacterized protein LOC128317276: MFRNKYSLLPVPYSLFPTPCSPLPVPHSLFPTPCSPRPVPHSLFPTPCSPRPVPHALFPTPCSPRPVPHSLFPTPCSPRPVPHALFPTPCSPLPVPYSLFPTPSSPRPVPHALFPTPCSPLPVPHSLFPTPCSPRPVPYALFPTPCSPLPVPYSLFPTPCSPLPVPHSLFPTPCSLHTRRRNLRSTFTPMNREMNNSSMSSPLSF, translated from the exons ATGTTCAGAAACAaatattccctactccctgttccctactccctgttccccaCTCCCTGTTCCCCACTCCCTGTTCCCCACTCCCTGTTCCCCACTCCCTGTTCCCCACGCCCTGTTCCCCACTCCCTGTTCCCCACTCCCTGTTCCCCACGCCCTGTTCCCCACGCCCTGTTCCCCACGCCCTGTTCCCCACGCCCTGTTCCCCACTCCCTGTTCCCCACGCCCTGTTCCCCACGCCCTGTTCCCCACGCCCTGTTCCCCACTCCCTGTTCCccactccctgttccctactccctgttccccaCTCCCAGTTCCCCACGCCCTGTTCCCCACGCCCTGTTCCCCACGCCCTGTTCCCCACTCCCTGTTCCCCACTCCCTGTTCCCCACTCCCTGTTCCCCACGCCCTGTTCCCTACGCCCTGTTCCCCACTCCCTGTTCCccactccctgttccctactccctgttccctactccctgttccccaCTCCCTGTTCCccactccctgttccctactccctgttccctacacaCT AGACGCAGGAATCTTCGCTCCACGTTCACGCCGATGAACAGAGAAATGAATAACTCGTCCATGAGCTCTCCTCTGAGCTTTTAA
- the mindy1 gene encoding ubiquitin carboxyl-terminal hydrolase MINDY-1, which produces MAEPASDPDGVVREEKETSENNKTSSRRDDDNGKTSTETPPSHTSTTCSDSEDASAVSSRSLSEREDSEITSSVSSAVDETPSLSTLNGVSASTDEPQTSVRSALDGEDEAEADRAPSWSDDVMSVEAGQAAGSTPPSVPPSVPPSGPSSAPPSVQEHYYVKWITWKGEKTPIITQSENGPCPLLAIMNILFLRWKAKLPAQTEVITIEELMAHLGECVLSIQPREKAEGMELNFQQNMSDAMAVLPKLSTGLDVNVRFTGVTDFEYTPECIVFDLLNIPLYHGWLVDPQSPEMASAVGKLSYNQLVEKIIIYKHSSDSSRVSEGLIAEQFLESTATQLSYHGLCELNTTAKEGELCVFFRNNHFSTMIKHKGHLYLLVTDQGFLQEDTVVWESLHNVEGDGNFCDSEFRLCHPSQKSASRPTAQQQQMQIDQDYLVAMSLQQSQGEAPGPLSDLELARQLQQEEYQQPQQPPHTSGEQTRGQASHHGGRRRQGEKKNDSDCCIL; this is translated from the exons ATGGCGGAGCCCGCGTCGGACCCCGACGGAGTCGTGCGTGAAGAGAAAGAGACGAGCGAAAATAACAAAACGAGCAGCCGAAGAGACGACGACAACGGAAAGACGTCCACCGAGACGCCACCGTCTCACACAAGCACAACCTGCTCGGACAGCGAGGACGCCAGCGCCGTGAGCAGCAGGAGCCTTTCCGAGAGGGAGGATTCGGAGATCACGTCGTCCGTGAGCAGCGCCGTGGACGAGACGCCGTCTCTGTCCACGCTGAACGGCGTGTCCGCGTCCACGGATGAACCTCAGACGTCTGTGAGGTCGGCGCTGGACGGCGAGGATGAGGCGGAGGCGGATCGGGCGCCGTCGTGGAGCGACGATGTGATGAGTGTAGAGGCGGGACAGGCTGCAGGGTCGACGCCTCCTTCAGTACCGCCTTCAGTACCGCCTTCAGGACCATCATCTGCCCCGCCCTCAGTACAGGAGCATTACTACGTCAAGTGGATCACATGGAAAGGGGAAAAGACCCCCATCATCACGCAGAGCGAAAACGGCCCCTGCCCCCTGCTGGCCATCATGAACATCCTCTTCCTCAGGTGGAAG GCGAAGTTACCCGCCCAGACTGAGGTCATCACCATCGAAGAGCTCATGGCTCACCTCG gtgaGTGTGTGCTGTCCATTCAGCCGAGAGAGAAGGCCGAGGGCATGGAGCTCAATTTTCAGCAG AACATGAGTGATGCCATGGCCGTGCTGCCGAAGTTATCGACGGGTCTGGACGTGAACGTGCGCTTTACGGGCGTGACGGATTTCGAGTACACGCCCGAGTGCATCGTGTTCGATTTACTCAACATTCCGCTGTATCACGGCTGGCTGGTGGATCCACAG AGCCCAGAGATGGCGTCTGCGGTGGGGAAGCTGAGCTACAACCAGCTGGTGGAGAAGATCATCATCTACAAACACTCATCAGACAGCAGCCGAGTGAGCGAAG GTCTGATAGCGGAGCAGTTTTTGGAGTCGACGGCCACCCAGCTGTCGTATCACGGTCTGTGTGAGCTCAACACCACCGCCAAGGAgggagagctgtgtgtgttcttcaggAACAACCACTTCAGCACCATGATCAAGCACAAG GGTCACCTGTACCTGCTGGTGACGGATCAGGGCTTCCTGCAGGAAGACACTGTGGTGTGGGAGAGTCTCCATAACGTGGAAGGAGACGGGAATTTCTGTGACTCGGAATTCCGACTGTGCCATCCCTCCCAGAAGAGCGCGAGCAGGCCGACggcgcagcagcagcagatgcAGATCGATCAG gactACCTGGTGGCCATGTCTCTGCAGCAGAGTCAGGGTGAAGCTCCTGGACCTCTGAGTGATCTGGAGTTAGCGAGACAGTTACAGCAGGAAGAATATCAACAACCTCAACAACCTCCACACACCTCCGGTGAACAG ACGAGAGGACAGGCGTCTCATCACGGAGGACGGAGACGGCAGGGCGAGAAGAAGAACGACTCGGACTGTTGCATCCTATAA